The following coding sequences are from one Salmo trutta chromosome 36, fSalTru1.1, whole genome shotgun sequence window:
- the LOC115175669 gene encoding collagen alpha-1(XXVIII) chain-like: MIRDICGCALKCRESPLELAFVIDSSESVGPENFEVVKDFVNALTDLMSVYCEASRISVILYSHLDMVVVNVKQQSSQNDVKMLYLGEGTFMGSAILRANQLFQASRPGVHKVAVVLTDGQADRRDAVQPEDAAGIEMFVIGVVNKKGPL, from the exons ATGATCAGGGACATTTGTG GCTGTGCTCTGAAGTGCAGAGAGAGTCCTCTGGAGCTGGCGTTTGTGATTGACAGCTCAGAGAGCGTTGGACCGGAGAACTTTGAGGTGGTCAAGGACTTTGTGAACGCCCTGACTGACCTTATGTCTGTGTACTGTGAGGCCAGCAGGATCAGTGTGATCCTCTACAGTCATTTGGACATGGTGGTGGTCAATGTGAAGCAGCAGTCCAGCCAGAACGATGTTAAG ATGCTATACCTGGGCGAGGGCACCTTTATGGGTAGTGCCATCTTGAGAGCCAACCAGCTGTTCCAGGCCTCGCGGCCCGGTGTTCATAAAGTCGCCGTGGTACTAACCGATGGGCAGGCAGACCGGCGTGATGCAGTGCAGCCTGAGGATGCCGCCGGCATTGAGATGTTTGTCATCGGAGTGGTAAATAAAAAAGGCCCGCTGTAA